One Solanum lycopersicum chromosome 4, SLM_r2.1 DNA window includes the following coding sequences:
- the LOC101260929 gene encoding lysine-specific demethylase JMJ26-like isoform X2: protein MEETIENKVKFDSLEETEDDIQVKFETLEETVESMEETVELKLESLEDLKVVEEEGMVFTEVVKPKKKRGRPPNKNKGKLKLEEDTGKETCIKKNTNLGRKKNHVQKKNHVNEKEDEIDSMREEEKIDFDRVSATHRPVRSSRKKAIEKITEFSLQMNEWDEEDLSAHKKRRGQGRKSGVKTEEGNADSGQKIASKKRGIMSLKVNGGDSNSKEEEGNGSKKHRAEEQDKVERSESARQSKDNASNPRARKRKDENGNEILSNMCHQCQRNDKGRVVRCTSCKTKRYCIPCITTWYPGMPEEAFAESCPVCRQNCNCKACLRLDGPIRALKDSQCQISEEEKFEHSKFILQILLPFLRRFNAEQVMEKEIEAKTRGPSVSELVLKKAKCQKNERMYWNCSSCSYDLCLTCCRELRDGHLKGGDEEVIVEFVDKGVDYMHGDVRPGSSSDTRTSRRSKSSKKMVENDSVDDARLAFEMEPGDNGGHLQDNSGGPAGEWKSNEDGSIPCPPQKFGGCGKGNLDLKCLLNKTEGLSELLARAEDIAKRFELEYMPEISQGPCCCRNSVNEDDIQKSKMCKTVSRDGCDDNYLYCPAAKDLQQEDLKHFQCHWLKGEPVIVRNVLETASGLSWEPMVMWRACRQIKNLNHPLLLDVVAINCLDWCEVEVNIHQFFKGYLEGRTDSAGWPQILKLKDWPPSDLFDERLPRHGAEFVRCLPFQEYTNPQNGFLNLAVKLPPNSLKPDMGPKTYIAYGVRQELGRGDSVTKLHCDMSDAVNVLTHTQAINLTPEQLSVMEKMKKKHAEQDKTELQMAEDEKKCKNEASSELIDDYCVHSDRSSRRDEEKTEHSEVQSLSCEPDCGNPSIIPSASCVEPEGDTDVDLVINGAINSTSYSEASGGIRIDNDKNDECKDDPVFGKNEVFEDMEGGALWDIFRRQDVAKLEEYLLKHFKEFRHIYCCPVPQVIHPIHDQTFYLTEDHKRKLKEEYGVEPWTFVQKLGDAIFIPAGCPHQVRNLKSCIKVALDFVSPENLHECIRLTEEFRTLPQNHRAKEDKLEVKKMSICAVRDAVIELEKLSKESTGNNEKKRHTIMDDDREHSGDD, encoded by the exons ATGGAGGAAACTATTGAGAACAAGGTAAAGTTTGATTCTTTGGAGGAAACGGAGGATGATATTCAGGTAAAGTTTGAAACTTTGGAAGAAACTGTAGAATCTATGGAGGAAACTGTTGAGTTAAAGCTTGAATCTTTGGAGGATCTTaaagtagtagaagaagaagggATGGTTTTCACTGAGGTTGttaaaccaaaaaagaaaagggggAGACCACCCAACAAAAATAAGGGAAAACTAAAATTGGAGGAAGACACAGGAAAAGAGACTTGTATTAAGAAAAACACGAATCTTGGTAGGAAAAAGAATCATGTTCAAAAAAAGAATCATGTCAATGAAAAAGAAGACGAAATTGATAGTATgagagaagaggaaaaaattgattttgataGAGTCAGTGCTACTCATAGGCCAGTGAGGTCGTCACGTAAAAAAGCTATTGAGAAGATAACTGAATTTTCTCTGCAAATGAATGAATGGGATGAAGAAGATCTTAGTGCTCATAAGAAAAGAAGGGGTCAAGGCAGGAAGAGTGGCGTCAAAACAGAAGAAGGGAATGCAGATAGTGGTCAGAAAATTGCAAGTAAAAAACGTGGAATAATGAGTTTGAAAGTGAATGGTGGAGATTCTAATAGTAAAGAGGAGGAGGGTAATGGGAGTAAAAAACATAGGGCTGAGGAACAAGACAAAGTGGAAAGATCAGAGTCTGCAAGGCAAAGCAAAGATAATGCATCAAATCCCCGTGCTAGAAAGAGGAAGGATGAGAAT GGTAATGAGATTCTATCAAATATGTGTCATCAGTGCCAGAGGAATGACAAAGGAAGGGTTGTTCGCTGCACCAGCTGTAAAACAAAGCGATACTGCATTCCTTGCATAACCACATG GTACCCTGGAATGCCCGAGGAGGCTTTTGCAGAGTCTTGTCCTGTTTGTCGTCAAAACTGTAATTGCAAAGCATGCTTGCGTTTGGATGGGCCAATAAGG GCTTTGAAGGATTCACAATGTCAGATTAGCGAAGAAGAAAAGTTTGAacattcaaaattcattttgcAAATACTTTTGCCTTTCTTGAGAAGATTTAATGCAGAGCAAGTGATGGAGAAGGAGATTGAAGCTAAGACTCGAG GGCCATCAGTGTCAGAGTTAGTGCTGAAGAAGGCGAAGTGTCAGAAGAATGAGCGGATGTACTG GAACTGTTCTAGCTGTTCCTATGATCTATGCCTTACTTGTTGCCGGGAGCTTAGAGATGGTCACCTTAAGGGAGGCGATGAAGAAGTCATTGTGGAATTCGTTGACAAGGGGGTTGATTATATGCATGGTGATGTGAGGCCTGGTTCTTCATCAGATACCCGAACTTCAAGAAGGTCTAAATCTTCCAAGAAGATGGTTGAAAATGATTCGGTGGATGATGCCAGGCTTGCATTTGAAATGGAGCCTGGGGATAATGGAGGGCATCTGCAAGATAATTCTGGTGGTCCTGCTGGTGAATGGAAATCCAATGAAGATGGTAGCATCCCTTGTCCACCACAGAAGTTTGGTGGTTGTGGTAAGGGAAATTTAGATCTGAAGTGCCTGCTCAACAAGACAGAAGGTCTCTCTGAGTTGTTGGCAAGAGCTGAAGATATTGCCAAAAGATTTGAATTGGAATACATGCCTGAAATTTCTCAGGGACCATGCTGCTGTAGGAATTCAGTAAATGAAGATGATATTCAGAAAAGTAAAATGTGTAAAACAGTATCTCGTGACGGGTGTGATGACAACTATTTATACTGTCCAGCAGCTAAAGATCTTCAGCAGGAGGATTTGAAGCATTTCCAATGTCACTGGCTGAAAGGTGAGCCTGTGATTGTCCGCAATGTGCTTGAGACTGCGTCAGGGTTAAGCTGGGAGCCCATGGTTATGTGGCGAGCCTGTCGTCAGATAAAGAACTTAAACCACCCTCTTCTTTTGGATGTCGTTGCTATCAATTGCTTAGATTGGTGTGAG GTAGAAGTTAATATCCATCAGTTTTTTAAGGGATATTTGGAAGGTCGAACTGATAGTGCTGGTTGGCCCCAGATTCTGAAGTTGAAAGATTGGCCTCCATCTGATTTATTCGATGAGCGATTACCTCGTCATGGCGCTGAGTTTGTTAGATGCTTGCCTTTTCAGGAGTACACAAATCCACAAAATGGATTCCTAAATCTTGCTGTCAAACTGCCACCCAATTCGTTGAAGCCTGACATGGGACCAAAGACATATATTGCTTATGGAGTTCGACAGGAGCTAGGGCGTGGAGACTCTGTGACTAAGCTGCATTGTGATATGTCTGATGCG GTGAATGTGTTGACACATACTCAAGCAATAAACCTGACGCCTGAGCAGCTTTCAGTaatggaaaaaatgaaaaaaaaacatgctGAACAAGATAAAACTGAACTTCAGATGGCTGAGGACgagaaaaaatgcaaaaatgaaGCATCATCTGAGTTGATTGATGACTACTGTGTGCACAGTGACAGAAGTAGCAGAAGAGATGAAGAAAAAACTGAACATTCTGAAGTTCAAAGCTTGAGTTGTGAACCAGATTGTGGCAATCCTTCAATAATTCCATCTGCTTCTTGTGTCGAACCAGAGGGAGATACTGATGTTGATTTGGTAATAAATGGTGCAATCAATTCTACTAGCTATAGTGAAGCAAGTGGAGGAATTAGAattgataatgataaaaatgacgaGTGCAAAGATGACCCCGTGTTTGGAAAAAATGAAGTATTTGAGGATATGGAAGGCGGTGCACTGTGGGACATCTTTAGAAGGCAAGATGTTGCTAAGTTGGAGGAATATCTTTTGAAGCACTTCAAGGAATTCAGACATATCTACTGTTGCCCGGTCCCACAG GTTATTCACCCTATACATGATCAAACATTTTACTTGACTGAGGATCACAAAAGGAAGCTTAAGGAAGAGTATG gAGTTGAGCCATGGACCTTTGTTCAAAAATTGGGAGATGCAATTTTTATACCTGCGGGCTGTCCTCATCAAGTTAGAAACTTGAAG TCCTGTATTAAGGTTGCTCTTGACTTTGTGTCTCCCGAAAATCTTCATGAGTGCATCCGTCTGACTGAAGAGTTCCGCACTCTTCCCCAAAATCACAGAGCCAAGGAAGACAAGTTGGAG GTTAAGAAAATGAGCATTTGTGCAGTGAGAGATGCGGTAATTGAATTGGAAAAACTTTCAAA GGAATCAACTGGCAATAATGAGAAAAAAAGGCATACAATTATGGATGACGATAGAGAACATTCAGGAGATGATTAG